The following are from one region of the Oreochromis aureus strain Israel breed Guangdong linkage group 1, ZZ_aureus, whole genome shotgun sequence genome:
- the LOC120440689 gene encoding uncharacterized protein LOC120440689 encodes MSIKRKVFKTEHFQKQEKKYSEHCCVPLCSASAKFNGMLSFHGFPTHSDLRRQWLVNIRRDHFMITSHTRVCSRHFASDELTEPTTLDGRRRLIKGAVPTLFEWNGFKVEPPRRSVWERTERRPELVPPDIQEEHSLTRDHDYCSVPEPSALDISASAAEHLSKDVETLRKDIQELRVQREFGLQRFAGSDTDIRFYTRFPSYDHSMAFWFLIEPCIYKMIRVSRAKSAANRNEEVLTPARTSTRQLLQPIDEFFLFLVFLSVGLKERDLAHRFNIHQSTVSRIIATWTHFLATALGSQCIWLTREKVQAYLPEEFKDFSDTQMILDCTELRCQTPSSPLLQSEMYSSYKSHCTMKALVGIAPHGPVTFISNLYAGSVSDKELFQQSGIAEKLTEDMAVMIDKGFLITDCCKCKVYCPPFLSKQKQMPAYQVKETQAIARLRVHVERVIRRIKQNKLFDSIITMSHVYNINQLFAVACMLSNYQNTALVKKWVK; translated from the exons ATGAGTATAAAAAGGAAAgtatttaaaacagaacattttcaaaaacaggagaagaaaTACTCCGAGCATTGCTGTGTCCCACTTTGTTCGGCTTCAGCCAAATTTAACGGCATGCTAAGTTTTCATGGCTTTCCGACCCATTCCGACTTGAGAAGACAATGGCTGGTAAACATACGCCGGGATCATTTCATGATTACCTCTCACACCAGGGTCTGCAGCAGACACTTTGCCAGTGATGAACTCACAGAGCCAACAACCCTTGATGGTCGAAGGCGGCTTATTAAAGGTGCTGTACCAACACTTTTTGAGTGGAATGGCTTTAAAGTTGAACCACCGCGGCGTAGTGTTTGGGAGAGAACGGAGCGACGCCCTGAACTAGTTCCTCCTGACATTCAAGAAGAGCACAGTCTTACAAGAGATCATGACTACTGCTCAGTCCCTGAGCCGTCTGCATTGGACATATCTGCATCAGCTGCAGAACACCTGTCCAAAGACGTGGAGACTCTGAGGAAGGACATACAGGAGTTACGTGTCCAGCGAGAATTTGGGTTACAGCGTTTTGCTGGCTCTGACACTGACATCCGATTCTACACCAG ATTTCCAAGCTATGATCATTCGATGGCATTTTGGTTTTTGATTGAACCTTGCATCTACAAAATGATCCGGGTTTCAAGAGCCAAGTCAGCTGCCAATAGGAACGAAGAAGTGTTGACACCTGCACGCACATCAACG AGGCAGCTGCTACAGCCAATTGACGAGTTCTTTCTTTTCCTGGTTTTCCTGTCAGTTGGTTTGAAGGAGAGGGACCTGGCACACCGATTTAACATACACCAGTCCACAGTGAGCCGCATTATTGCAACATGGACACATTTTCTTGCCACTGCACTGGGGTCTCAATGCATCTGGCTTACACGTGAAAAAGTGCAAGCTTACCTCCCTGAGGAATTCAAAGATTTCTCAGACACCCAGATGATCCTTGACTGTACAGAGCTGAGGTGTCAGACACCATCCTCACCACTTCTCCAAAGTGAAATGTACTCTTCGTACAAATCCCACTGCACAATGAAAGCCCTGGTTGGCATAGCTCCACATGGTCCAGTGACATTCATCTCTAATCTGTATGCTGGTTCGGTTAGTGACAAGGAACTATTTCAACAATCAGGCATTGCTGAGAAGTTGACTGAAGACATGGCAGTGATGATAGATAAGGGCTTCCTAATCACCGATTGTTGTAAATGCAAAGTGTACTGCCCACCTTTTCTATCTAAGCAGAAGCAGATGCCAGCATACCAGGTTAAGGAGACGCAGGCCATAGCCAGACTCAGGGTACATGTGGAGCGAGTCATTAGGAGGATCAAACAGAACAAACTTTTTGATAGCATCATAACCATGTCACATGTTTACAATATCAACCAACTGTTTGCAGTAGCATGTATGCTGTCAAATTACCAGAACACAGCATTAGTTAAAAAATGGGTTAAGTGA